A single genomic interval of Gemmatimonadota bacterium harbors:
- a CDS encoding serine acetyltransferase → MQSYDALGGLNRIDGKNLPSRERVYGILKDLLALCFPGYFGAEPLVTKNVAFYVDGLVDTIYIRLREEVTRSLMHDAQCKGKDPVACEEIADRIALELLEAVPDIRKLLMGDVEAAYDGDPAAKSHDEIILSYPCMEAVATYRIAHELYLRNTPLIPRIMSEHAHSRTGIDIHPGATIGTRFFIDHGTGVVIGETALIGNNVKLYQGVTLGALSFRKDEGGRLVKGGKRHPTIEDDVVIYAGATILGGETTIGHDSVIGASVWLTEPVPPHSKVTIGDPNLDVVKHDARTA, encoded by the coding sequence GTGCAGTCCTACGACGCGCTCGGCGGCCTGAACCGTATCGACGGCAAGAACCTGCCTTCCAGGGAAAGGGTCTACGGAATCCTGAAGGACCTGCTGGCGCTCTGCTTTCCCGGCTACTTCGGCGCCGAACCTCTCGTAACGAAGAACGTGGCCTTCTACGTGGACGGACTGGTGGACACCATCTACATCCGCCTGAGAGAGGAAGTGACCCGGAGCCTCATGCACGATGCGCAGTGCAAGGGTAAGGATCCCGTGGCCTGCGAGGAGATCGCCGACCGGATCGCGCTCGAACTGCTGGAGGCCGTTCCCGATATCAGGAAGTTGCTCATGGGCGACGTGGAAGCCGCCTACGACGGAGATCCCGCGGCGAAGAGCCACGACGAGATCATTCTCAGCTACCCGTGCATGGAAGCCGTCGCCACCTACCGGATCGCCCATGAACTGTACTTGAGGAATACGCCGCTCATCCCGCGGATCATGTCCGAGCACGCCCACAGCCGCACGGGCATCGACATCCACCCGGGCGCGACCATCGGCACCCGTTTCTTCATCGACCACGGAACGGGCGTCGTCATCGGGGAAACGGCACTGATCGGCAATAACGTGAAACTCTACCAGGGCGTGACGCTCGGTGCGCTGAGTTTCCGGAAGGATGAGGGCGGCCGGCTCGTCAAGGGCGGCAAGCGCCACCCCACCATCGAGGACGACGTGGTCATCTACGCCGGTGCGACGATCCTGGGCGGCGAAACGACGATCGGGCACGACTCGGTGATCGGGGCCAGCGTATGGCTGACGGAACCGGTACCGCCCCATTCCAAGGTGACCATAGGCGACCCGAACCTGGACGTGGTGAAGCACGACGCCCGAACGGCCTAG
- a CDS encoding SMP-30/gluconolactonase/LRE family protein — MTKVPGWRVLCMAVVFLPAAFGVLASTPVIWKQAGQGDFIKGETRGVSITGKGRLTLSPVLDLVFESDEPLIWSLAADSRGNLYAGTGNDGKLYRIDPSGRSEVFFDVDELEIRSVVIDRNDRVYAATFPDGRIYRIDPDGTHAVFFDPTQDGGMNGPDGEPGSDPDDGKGNGTNYIWSLALDAGGGLYAGTGEQGRIFRIDENGGAHLLAELEEAHVMALAVDGSGRLIAGTEPGGRVYRISSDGAISVLHDSPYGEVNTLLVGEDGAVFAGALSGPRRGARGGRAGTAGASMPPPSTGAPDDPGGGPMLNAIQVTAAAETADRPAVGNFATGGSVVFRIDPDGRVEEWWRSQTDVGLSLAIRGENELLIGTGSSGRLYSVRERGVGTLLNELQESQITALSPDASDGVVVATSNRGNLYRLRSTPVREGEYESDVRDTRGMARWGRIRWESEQPPGTSVRLFARSGNTDSPDQTWSEWTGPYTDPAGEALACPPARYLQWKAVLGTRNDETPSVSSVSASYLTRNNPPRVHGVTVYEPGVYLRDAAPGQVGQSAQADLPPGIAAQVGGRGNGRGQNASSGSPAYRKGMRAVAVRASDPDGDGLSYEIYFRGEAEETWKILESERRTPSYSWDSETFPDGEYVLRVVASDAPSNPPDQALAAEYLSEPFLVDNTGPQVTRIDVAGGLLSFMVQDGASPLFRVEYAIDGGDWRVVHPEDGVTDSETEAFEIALDGLESGEHTLAIRARDTANNTGTGKRVVTIP; from the coding sequence TTGACCAAGGTACCGGGATGGCGAGTACTATGCATGGCCGTGGTGTTTCTGCCGGCGGCGTTCGGTGTCCTCGCGTCGACGCCCGTCATCTGGAAACAGGCCGGACAAGGGGACTTTATAAAAGGAGAAACCCGGGGCGTTTCCATTACCGGCAAGGGCCGCCTGACCCTGTCACCGGTCCTGGACCTCGTTTTCGAGAGCGACGAGCCGCTGATCTGGAGTCTCGCGGCCGATTCCAGGGGGAACCTGTACGCGGGTACGGGAAACGACGGCAAGCTGTACCGGATTGATCCTTCGGGCCGGTCCGAGGTGTTTTTCGATGTGGACGAGCTGGAAATCCGCAGCGTCGTGATCGATCGGAATGACCGGGTCTACGCGGCTACATTCCCTGATGGACGGATCTACCGGATCGACCCGGACGGGACGCACGCGGTGTTTTTCGATCCCACGCAGGATGGCGGCATGAATGGCCCGGACGGCGAGCCGGGCAGTGACCCGGACGACGGCAAGGGCAACGGCACGAACTACATCTGGTCGCTGGCGCTGGACGCCGGGGGCGGGCTCTACGCGGGAACGGGGGAGCAGGGTAGAATTTTCCGTATAGACGAAAACGGTGGGGCACACTTGCTGGCCGAGCTGGAGGAGGCCCATGTGATGGCCCTGGCCGTGGATGGATCGGGCCGGCTCATCGCCGGGACCGAACCGGGCGGTAGAGTCTACAGGATCTCGTCCGACGGCGCCATCTCGGTCCTTCATGATTCTCCCTACGGTGAAGTGAATACCCTTCTGGTGGGCGAAGACGGCGCGGTGTTCGCCGGCGCACTGAGCGGACCGCGTCGGGGCGCCCGCGGCGGCCGGGCCGGAACGGCGGGCGCTTCGATGCCGCCGCCTTCCACTGGCGCGCCCGATGATCCGGGCGGAGGTCCGATGCTCAACGCGATTCAGGTGACCGCCGCGGCAGAGACCGCCGATCGCCCGGCCGTCGGTAATTTCGCCACGGGAGGCAGCGTCGTCTTCAGGATCGATCCGGACGGCCGGGTGGAGGAGTGGTGGCGGTCCCAGACGGACGTAGGCCTGTCGCTGGCGATTCGCGGGGAAAACGAACTGCTCATCGGTACCGGGTCGAGCGGCCGGCTATACAGCGTCCGGGAACGGGGCGTCGGCACGCTGCTGAACGAACTGCAGGAGTCGCAGATCACGGCGCTTTCGCCCGACGCGTCGGACGGCGTCGTCGTGGCGACGAGCAATCGAGGAAACCTGTACCGTTTGCGCTCCACGCCGGTGCGCGAGGGCGAGTACGAGTCCGACGTCCGGGATACCCGGGGCATGGCGCGGTGGGGCCGTATCCGGTGGGAGAGCGAGCAGCCCCCCGGAACATCGGTCCGCCTGTTCGCGCGGTCCGGTAATACGGATTCTCCGGACCAGACCTGGAGCGAGTGGACCGGACCCTATACCGATCCGGCAGGGGAAGCCCTGGCCTGCCCGCCCGCCCGCTACCTGCAGTGGAAGGCGGTCCTGGGCACGCGGAACGATGAGACCCCCTCCGTCTCGTCCGTTTCGGCCTCGTACCTGACGCGGAACAATCCGCCCAGGGTGCATGGGGTCACGGTGTACGAGCCGGGCGTCTACCTGCGGGACGCCGCGCCGGGCCAGGTCGGGCAGTCCGCACAAGCCGATCTCCCCCCGGGCATCGCCGCGCAGGTCGGCGGCCGGGGTAACGGCCGCGGCCAGAACGCGTCCTCCGGGTCGCCCGCCTACCGGAAGGGCATGCGGGCGGTCGCGGTCCGGGCGAGCGATCCCGACGGGGACGGACTGTCTTACGAGATCTATTTCCGGGGCGAAGCGGAAGAAACGTGGAAAATTCTGGAGTCGGAACGGCGAACTCCTTCCTATTCGTGGGATTCCGAGACCTTTCCGGACGGCGAATACGTCCTCCGCGTCGTGGCCAGCGACGCCCCCTCCAATCCTCCGGACCAGGCCCTGGCGGCGGAATACTTGAGCGAACCCTTCCTGGTGGACAATACCGGTCCTCAGGTCACCCGGATCGACGTGGCGGGCGGCCTGCTGTCCTTCATGGTCCAGGACGGCGCCAGTCCTCTGTTCCGGGTCGAATACGCGATTGACGGAGGCGATTGGCGGGTGGTCCATCCCGAAGACGGCGTAACGGATTCGGAGACGGAGGCCTTCGAGATCGCCCTGGACGGCCTGGAGTCCGGAGAACATACCCTCGCCATTCGCGCCAGGGACACAGCCAACAACACAGGTACGGGGAAACGGGTCGTTACGATTCCCTGA
- a CDS encoding YebC/PmpR family DNA-binding transcriptional regulator, protein MSGHSKWSTIKRKKEQKDAARGKIFTRVIKEITIAARQGGGSVTSNPRLRTAVLAAKAENVPQANIDRAIARGTGELDGVHYEELVYEGYGPAGVALLVEAVTDNKNRTTSEMRHAFTKNGGNMGEAGCVAWMFDQKGTIVVDKDGVDEDEVMMVALDAGAEDIQDEGETLDVLTAVSDFEAVRVQLEESGFAPLRAEIGRIPQSTVAVAGQDAQQLLRLMEVLEDHDDVQHVYANFDIDDKVLEEMNG, encoded by the coding sequence GTGTCGGGTCATTCCAAGTGGAGCACGATCAAGCGGAAGAAGGAGCAGAAAGACGCCGCCCGCGGGAAGATCTTCACCCGGGTCATCAAGGAAATCACGATTGCGGCGCGGCAGGGCGGCGGATCGGTCACGTCCAACCCCCGGCTCCGGACGGCCGTACTCGCCGCAAAGGCGGAAAACGTGCCCCAGGCCAACATCGACCGGGCCATCGCCCGCGGCACGGGCGAGCTGGACGGCGTGCATTACGAGGAACTGGTCTACGAGGGCTACGGCCCGGCCGGTGTGGCGCTGCTGGTGGAAGCGGTAACGGACAACAAGAACCGTACCACGTCCGAGATGCGCCATGCCTTCACCAAGAACGGCGGCAACATGGGTGAGGCGGGCTGCGTGGCCTGGATGTTCGACCAGAAAGGCACGATCGTGGTGGACAAGGACGGCGTCGACGAGGACGAGGTCATGATGGTCGCCCTCGACGCCGGCGCCGAAGACATCCAGGACGAGGGGGAGACCCTGGACGTGCTGACGGCCGTTTCCGATTTCGAGGCGGTCCGCGTCCAGCTCGAGGAGAGCGGTTTCGCCCCCCTGCGGGCGGAAATCGGCCGCATCCCGCAGTCGACCGTGGCCGTCGCGGGTCAGGATGCGCAACAGCTCCTCCGGTTGATGGAGGTCCTCGAGGACCACGACGACGTCCAGCATGTATACGCCAATTTCGACATAGACGACAAGGTGCTGGAGGAAATGAACGGGTAG
- the ruvC gene encoding crossover junction endodeoxyribonuclease RuvC — translation MIILGIDPGSVITGYGVIEARGRQYRLLDQGVLRPGSRKPLADRLKVIYDGLCEVIDRNHPELVVVESTFGGRFPRAALVLGHARGVALLAAANRGLQVWEYAPREVKSAIVRAGGASKQQVQYMVSAMLNLDRGPGREPLPEDASDALAVAICHYHRITGGIKAVDRIRRR, via the coding sequence ATGATCATCCTCGGAATCGATCCGGGCAGCGTGATTACGGGATACGGCGTGATCGAGGCCCGGGGCAGGCAGTACCGGCTGTTGGACCAGGGCGTGTTGCGTCCGGGATCGCGAAAACCCCTGGCGGACCGGCTCAAGGTCATCTACGACGGCCTGTGCGAGGTCATCGACCGGAACCATCCGGAACTGGTGGTCGTCGAGTCCACCTTCGGCGGCCGGTTCCCCAGGGCGGCCCTCGTACTGGGCCATGCCCGGGGCGTCGCCCTCCTGGCTGCGGCGAACCGGGGACTGCAGGTCTGGGAATACGCCCCGCGCGAAGTGAAATCGGCCATCGTCCGCGCGGGAGGCGCATCGAAGCAGCAGGTACAGTACATGGTCAGCGCCATGCTGAACCTCGACCGGGGCCCCGGCCGGGAACCCCTGCCGGAAGACGCGTCGGACGCGCTGGCCGTCGCCATCTGCCACTATCACCGGATAACCGGAGGGATAAAGGCCGTTGATCGCATTCGTCGAAGGTGA
- the ruvA gene encoding Holliday junction branch migration protein RuvA, whose product MIAFVEGELVDKQPDNITVSVGGIGLQMFVPLSTLEALGPARSQVRVETVLHAREDGMQLYGFGTEEEKRLFEVLITLPGIGPGVALNILSGATVAEFTAAIINEDIGKLVSLPKIGRKTAQRLIMELRDKLAAMDTGGTQALPVAPAGEAPEVDDAITGLVSLGLDHPEARRQVIRVLSESPETPVAEEIIRTVLKNQKRQ is encoded by the coding sequence TTGATCGCATTCGTCGAAGGTGAACTGGTCGACAAGCAGCCCGACAACATCACGGTGTCCGTCGGCGGGATCGGCCTGCAAATGTTCGTCCCCCTTTCCACGCTCGAGGCCCTGGGTCCCGCGCGCTCGCAGGTCCGCGTGGAAACGGTGCTCCATGCTCGGGAGGACGGCATGCAGCTCTACGGTTTCGGGACCGAGGAGGAGAAGCGCCTTTTCGAAGTGCTGATCACCCTGCCCGGCATCGGTCCCGGCGTGGCCCTGAACATCCTTTCCGGCGCGACGGTCGCCGAGTTCACCGCGGCCATCATCAACGAAGACATCGGGAAACTGGTCTCGCTGCCCAAGATCGGCCGGAAGACCGCACAGCGGCTGATCATGGAACTGCGCGACAAGCTGGCCGCCATGGATACCGGCGGAACGCAGGCACTGCCCGTAGCGCCGGCGGGAGAGGCCCCCGAGGTGGACGACGCGATCACGGGCCTGGTGTCCCTGGGCCTCGATCATCCCGAAGCGCGCAGGCAGGTCATCCGCGTGCTGTCCGAAAGCCCGGAGACGCCCGTCGCGGAGGAAATCATCAGAACGGTGCTCAAAAACCAGAAAAGGCAATAG
- the ruvB gene encoding Holliday junction branch migration DNA helicase RuvB has translation MDERDFPLTDPDRLDEDAEFDRALRPGRFDEFPGQEKAKAELQLYIEAAKTRGENHIDHVLLHGPPGLGKTTLATILANEMGVEIRQTAGPVLDKPADLAGLLTNLQPGDVFFIDEIHRLNHVVEEHMYAAMEDFKIDILVDRGPNARSLALNLDHFTLVGATTRTGLLTAPLLARFGIPIRLDFYTPDELYLIVARAAEIIGVETDESGAMEIALRSRGTPRIANRYLKRVRDYAQVKRDGRITGETAKAAFEMLGVDHMGLDDMNRLILTTIIEKYEGGPVGLNTLAVAVGEESGTLEEVYEPFLIVQGLIKRTPRGRVATELAYDHLGFTAPPPPPRPQAGLFDNP, from the coding sequence ATGGACGAACGGGACTTCCCGCTTACCGACCCCGACCGGCTCGACGAGGATGCCGAGTTCGACCGCGCGCTGCGGCCTGGCCGTTTCGATGAATTCCCCGGCCAGGAAAAGGCCAAGGCGGAGTTGCAGCTCTACATCGAGGCCGCGAAGACCCGCGGCGAGAACCACATCGACCACGTGCTGCTCCACGGACCGCCCGGACTGGGCAAGACCACGCTGGCCACCATTCTCGCCAACGAGATGGGCGTGGAGATCCGACAGACCGCCGGACCGGTGCTGGACAAGCCGGCCGACCTTGCGGGCCTGCTGACCAACCTGCAGCCGGGAGACGTGTTCTTCATCGACGAGATCCATCGCCTGAACCACGTGGTGGAAGAGCACATGTACGCGGCGATGGAGGATTTCAAGATCGATATCCTCGTGGACCGCGGACCGAACGCCCGTTCCCTCGCCCTTAACCTGGACCATTTCACCCTGGTGGGCGCGACGACGCGCACGGGCCTGCTCACGGCGCCGCTCCTTGCGCGTTTCGGGATCCCCATCCGCCTCGATTTCTACACGCCGGACGAGCTTTACCTGATCGTTGCGCGGGCAGCGGAAATCATCGGCGTGGAGACCGACGAGTCCGGTGCGATGGAGATCGCCCTGCGGTCACGGGGAACCCCCCGGATCGCCAACCGGTACCTGAAGCGGGTGCGGGACTACGCCCAGGTCAAGCGTGACGGTCGCATCACCGGAGAGACCGCGAAGGCCGCCTTCGAAATGCTGGGCGTGGACCACATGGGGCTGGACGACATGAACCGGCTGATCCTCACGACCATCATCGAGAAGTACGAGGGCGGTCCCGTGGGCCTGAACACACTGGCCGTGGCCGTGGGCGAGGAGAGCGGTACGCTCGAGGAGGTATATGAACCCTTCCTCATCGTCCAGGGACTGATCAAGCGCACCCCCCGGGGCAGGGTGGCCACCGAACTGGCGTACGACCACCTGGGATTCACGGCGCCGCCTCCGCCTCCCAGGCCGCAGGCCGGACTGTTCGACAATCCGTGA
- the queA gene encoding tRNA preQ1(34) S-adenosylmethionine ribosyltransferase-isomerase QueA yields MNLSEYDYTLPEDLIAQYPAEPRDTSRLMVVHRRGGEIEHRTFRDIVDYLAPADTLVLNRTRVMPARLRGVRPETGGKVEVVLVRPIRPARPALDTVPTRASSPDRVSETSRASATTRDTRPDRWEALLKPGARLAKGTRLELEGGVLAATVEDDPGREIRHVRFEGDTDVARIIEQVGRTPLPPYIHRAPDTEDRDRYQTVYAEEYGAVAAPTAGLHFTAPLLDRIRSRGTAVVPVLLHVGPGTFQPIRTDDVADHEMDAEYYRVEAHQAETIQRRRYEGRVVAVGTTTVRVLETLAAGGGVAGRSGGVSGPGGPGLEPRRYEGLTRCFIYPPFEFKLVDALLTNFHLPKSTLLLLVSAFAGRELILAAYEDAVREKYRFYSYGDAMLIV; encoded by the coding sequence GTGAATCTATCCGAATACGACTATACCCTGCCGGAAGACCTGATCGCCCAATACCCCGCCGAACCCCGCGACACGTCGAGGCTGATGGTGGTGCACCGGCGCGGCGGCGAGATCGAACACCGTACATTCCGGGACATCGTCGACTACCTGGCCCCGGCCGACACGCTGGTGCTCAACCGGACGCGGGTGATGCCGGCCAGGCTCCGTGGGGTGCGGCCGGAAACCGGCGGAAAGGTTGAGGTCGTGCTGGTCCGTCCGATCCGTCCGGCACGCCCGGCACTCGATACCGTGCCCACCCGCGCATCTTCGCCCGACCGCGTATCCGAAACATCTCGCGCGTCCGCGACAACTCGCGATACCAGGCCCGACCGCTGGGAAGCGCTGCTGAAACCGGGCGCACGGCTCGCGAAAGGGACGCGCCTGGAACTGGAGGGTGGCGTCCTGGCCGCCACCGTGGAAGACGACCCCGGGAGGGAGATTCGTCACGTCCGTTTCGAAGGGGACACGGACGTGGCCCGGATCATCGAGCAGGTGGGCCGCACGCCGCTGCCGCCCTACATACACCGCGCGCCGGACACGGAGGACCGGGACCGCTACCAGACGGTCTACGCAGAGGAATATGGCGCCGTGGCCGCGCCTACGGCCGGACTGCATTTCACGGCACCCCTGCTGGATCGCATCCGGTCGCGGGGCACGGCCGTGGTGCCGGTCCTGCTCCACGTCGGACCGGGAACGTTCCAGCCGATCCGCACCGACGACGTGGCGGACCACGAGATGGATGCGGAATACTACCGGGTGGAAGCGCACCAGGCCGAAACGATCCAGCGCAGGCGGTACGAGGGTCGCGTAGTCGCCGTAGGAACGACGACCGTACGCGTCCTGGAGACGCTCGCGGCGGGGGGCGGCGTCGCGGGAAGATCCGGGGGCGTGTCCGGGCCAGGAGGGCCAGGTCTCGAACCGCGCCGGTACGAGGGCCTTACCCGGTGTTTCATCTACCCTCCCTTCGAATTCAAGCTGGTCGACGCGCTGCTGACCAATTTCCACCTTCCGAAATCGACGCTCCTGCTACTGGTCAGCGCCTTCGCCGGGAGGGAACTGATCCTTGCCGCGTACGAGGATGCGGTCCGGGAGAAATACCGGTTCTACAGCTATGGCGACGCCATGCTGATTGTCTGA
- the ispD gene encoding 2-C-methyl-D-erythritol 4-phosphate cytidylyltransferase: MLDPARKEALPLNSVMGIIPAAGTGLRMRSAQEKPYIAIGGRSILTHTLAVFEACPAVEGYVVVVEPSRVASCREHLAVPGGAHPKLADVVAGGSTRQESVYLGLMALDEGTGSVLIHDAARPCVEQGALETSVLEGARHGAVISATPATDTMKIIRDGVVEATPDRSALWRAQTPQTFAYRILRAAHERAREEGYVGTDDAELVERAGYVVRVLEGSPDNIKVTTAEDLEIAERILRRQGRI, translated from the coding sequence ATGCTCGATCCGGCCCGGAAGGAGGCATTGCCGTTGAATTCGGTCATGGGCATCATCCCCGCCGCCGGAACCGGCCTGCGCATGCGGTCGGCCCAAGAGAAACCGTATATCGCGATCGGCGGGAGGTCGATCCTGACCCATACCCTCGCCGTCTTCGAGGCGTGCCCGGCCGTGGAAGGCTACGTAGTGGTGGTGGAGCCTTCCCGGGTAGCGTCCTGCCGAGAGCATCTGGCCGTCCCGGGCGGCGCCCATCCGAAGCTGGCCGATGTGGTTGCCGGCGGAAGCACGCGCCAGGAGTCGGTCTATCTCGGCCTGATGGCCCTTGACGAAGGCACCGGGTCCGTGCTGATTCACGACGCGGCACGGCCCTGCGTCGAACAGGGCGCGCTTGAAACGTCCGTCCTCGAGGGAGCCAGGCACGGCGCCGTGATATCGGCCACCCCGGCCACGGATACGATGAAGATCATCCGGGACGGCGTGGTCGAGGCGACCCCGGACCGGTCTGCGCTCTGGCGGGCGCAGACGCCGCAGACCTTCGCATACCGGATCCTGCGGGCGGCCCATGAACGGGCGCGCGAAGAAGGCTACGTGGGTACCGACGACGCCGAACTGGTGGAACGGGCCGGATACGTGGTGCGGGTGCTGGAGGGCAGTCCCGACAACATCAAGGTGACCACGGCGGAGGACCTGGAAATCGCTGAGCGCATATTGCGGCGACAGGGGCGGATCTGA
- a CDS encoding 2-C-methyl-D-erythritol 2,4-cyclodiphosphate synthase: MDDIRAGTGYDVHAFAEGRPLVLGGVTIPHERGLQGHSDADVLSHAIGDAMLGAAGLGDIGIHFPDSDARYRGISSLVLLQRIVDALGESGYTISNVDATVVAERPKLSPYVSQMRSRIGEALGLPDDRVSIKATTSERLGFTGREEGIAAHAVVLIRSADGG, from the coding sequence ATGGATGATATACGCGCAGGTACCGGCTACGACGTCCACGCCTTCGCGGAAGGCAGGCCCCTTGTGCTGGGCGGCGTGACCATTCCCCACGAACGTGGGCTGCAGGGCCACTCGGACGCGGACGTGCTTTCGCACGCCATCGGCGACGCTATGTTGGGCGCGGCCGGGCTGGGAGACATCGGGATTCACTTCCCGGATTCCGACGCCCGTTACCGCGGGATTTCCAGCCTCGTACTGCTCCAACGGATTGTTGACGCACTGGGTGAATCCGGTTATACTATATCGAATGTGGACGCCACCGTCGTCGCGGAACGTCCGAAACTATCGCCCTACGTGTCACAGATGCGCAGCCGGATCGGCGAAGCCCTCGGACTCCCGGACGACCGCGTGTCGATCAAGGCCACAACTTCAGAGAGACTCGGATTCACGGGACGGGAAGAAGGCATCGCGGCCCACGCCGTGGTACTGATCCGTTCCGCTGACGGCGGGTGA
- a CDS encoding ParA family protein — MGKVISIANQKGGVGKTTTSVNLSACLGVAEKKTLLVDLDPQSNATSGLGLQDRTLDVTIYEVLLDERDIGEAVQQTEIPALHAVPAHRRLVGAEIELVSAIARERKLEEAIKPIRDEYEYILIDCPPSLSLLTLNALTAADSVLIPIQCEYYALEGLGQLLNSIRKIQKHLNRNLKIEGILLTMYDKRLNLSRQIEVEAKQYFADKVYQTTIPRNVRLSEAPSFGSPIILYDILSSGAESYMNLAREVMANGSQESAGTGAGSADS; from the coding sequence ATGGGCAAGGTCATTTCGATTGCGAATCAGAAGGGCGGGGTGGGCAAGACGACGACGTCCGTCAACCTTTCCGCCTGCCTGGGGGTCGCGGAGAAGAAGACGTTGCTGGTCGACCTGGACCCGCAGTCGAACGCCACGTCGGGACTCGGCCTGCAGGACCGGACGCTGGACGTGACGATCTACGAAGTGCTGCTCGACGAGCGCGACATCGGGGAAGCCGTCCAGCAGACCGAGATCCCCGCGCTCCACGCCGTCCCGGCCCATCGGCGGCTGGTCGGCGCCGAAATCGAGCTGGTGTCGGCCATCGCCCGGGAACGGAAGCTGGAAGAGGCGATCAAGCCCATACGAGACGAGTACGAATACATCCTGATCGACTGCCCGCCCTCCCTGAGCCTGCTCACCCTGAACGCCCTCACGGCGGCCGACTCGGTGTTGATTCCCATCCAGTGCGAGTACTACGCCCTCGAGGGACTCGGGCAGCTGCTCAATTCGATCCGGAAGATCCAGAAGCACCTGAACCGCAACCTGAAGATCGAAGGCATCCTCCTGACGATGTACGACAAGCGGCTCAATCTCTCGAGACAGATCGAGGTGGAAGCCAAGCAGTATTTCGCGGACAAGGTCTACCAGACCACCATCCCGAGAAACGTCCGGTTGAGCGAAGCGCCGAGTTTCGGGAGTCCGATCATCCTCTACGATATTCTCTCGTCTGGCGCGGAAAGCTATATGAATCTGGCCAGAGAGGTGATGGCCAATGGCAGCCAGGAAAGCGCTGGGACGGGGGCTGGAAGCGCTGATTCCTGA
- a CDS encoding ParB/RepB/Spo0J family partition protein, with translation MAARKALGRGLEALIPDLPDDQEGRQSVLQVPIDRISANPYQPRQSFDQARLDELARSILEKGVIQPVTVRRKNGQDEYELIAGERRLRAARQTGYQTIPAIVMAVSSPEEMMELSLIENIQRDDLNPIHEARAYLRLQEECHLTQEEVATRVGKNRTTVANTLRLLKLPAEVQKCLLADEITMGHARALLGLENRTEQAELCKQVVKKGLSVRKVEELVKKRYEEKRESAPARKPHDLAAAESIMQRILGTKVNINRRQHKGKIEIEFYSTDDLNRILELLKVRL, from the coding sequence ATGGCAGCCAGGAAAGCGCTGGGACGGGGGCTGGAAGCGCTGATTCCTGACCTTCCGGACGACCAGGAAGGCCGGCAAAGCGTGCTCCAGGTGCCGATAGACCGGATTTCGGCCAATCCCTACCAACCGAGGCAGTCCTTCGACCAGGCCAGGCTCGACGAACTGGCCCGATCCATCCTCGAAAAGGGCGTAATCCAGCCGGTTACCGTTCGCCGGAAGAACGGGCAGGATGAATACGAACTGATCGCCGGGGAACGGAGGCTGCGGGCCGCCAGGCAAACGGGCTACCAGACCATACCGGCCATCGTCATGGCGGTTTCATCTCCTGAAGAAATGATGGAACTGTCGCTGATCGAGAACATCCAGCGGGACGACCTGAACCCGATCCACGAGGCCCGGGCGTACCTCAGGCTGCAGGAAGAATGCCACCTCACCCAGGAGGAAGTCGCCACACGGGTGGGGAAGAACAGGACGACGGTGGCCAACACGCTCCGGCTGCTGAAACTGCCGGCCGAGGTCCAGAAATGCCTCCTGGCCGACGAGATCACCATGGGCCACGCGCGGGCGCTGCTCGGTCTTGAAAACCGTACGGAACAGGCCGAGTTGTGCAAGCAGGTCGTAAAGAAGGGCCTGTCGGTCCGCAAGGTGGAAGAACTGGTCAAGAAACGCTACGAGGAGAAGCGGGAAAGCGCCCCGGCGCGCAAGCCCCACGACCTCGCGGCCGCCGAGTCCATCATGCAGCGCATACTCGGCACGAAGGTGAACATCAATCGCAGGCAGCACAAGGGGAAGATCGAAATCGAGTTCTATTCCACGGACGACCTGAACCGCATCCTCGAACTGCTGAAAGTCCGACTGTGA